Genomic window (Zymoseptoria tritici IPO323 chromosome 1, whole genome shotgun sequence):
tttgtttgttccatttacgtcctataggagtctatgactatgtaggacggctgtcttgcgacagcagtctatctatgtacaatcgttgttctctcgtatctcttgaccttagggaaagacccgtgcctgggatagtagccagctagtatcgaaggactttaatcactatcctagtatatattagGCTACGAGCGTAGTTTAGGGACTATATACCGTTATATATAAACGCtatcctagtatatataatatgTTAGGCTATACGCTTAGTTTTAAGACTATTTATCGTCTACGagatagatatactagactaACGCGTATATAACTATATGTATACACGCGACCctaatatataataggctacGAGCTAGCTTAATAAGTATCTCTCGTCTATAAGATAGACATACTAGATTAACCCGCatatagtagtatatatataaacactattctagtatatattaggCTACGAGCATAGTTTAATAACTattatctatatatataaaatAGATATAGATAATTAACGCGTATAGAGCATATATATAAacgctattctagtatatatcgCGGTCtaagagctattagttaTATATGTCGAGCGATtataagaagaaggacaacaTAATGTTATTCGCGACCCTATAGCTAACATTATCGCTAATACTACGGATCTATATTTATTATAAACTAACCTTCGAAGATAAAGACAGAGATAAGTTAATTACTTAACATTAGGAGTAAGGTTATAGACGATCTTATCGTATAATTAGATTCGGGCGCTACGTGCCGGGGTATAATAAAACTATAGACTCCTCCTACGCTATACGCTCGCTTATAAGGTTATTCGTAAGGTTATGCTTAACCTTATTAGACACCCTAATTAATCTAGTCCCTTAGCTTCGGACTATCTAAGAACAAGTCCTAGCCTAGGCACTCCTTAATTTCGAAGCATTCGGCTgtaataaggttagcgaTAATATTACGGAGGATAATATAAATAACTTTACTATTCCTAAGATCCTTATAGATCGCGTACGGGAAGGCTTTATTCTAGATAGTCTTATAGTGCGCTATAGCCTCGGAGTATTTTACCTTTAATAAGGTTAGTAATAATATTActagtaatattagtaatAAACTTACGTCTCCCTTCCTATAAataacctctcctcctttgttgcccctcttcttcttcgacttaATATtacccttatatatagggaATCTAGGCCTATTATAAGgttagctataatattatcCGTAGTGTTAGGTGTAATATACTTAGATCCTGCAATTTCCGCTAGCGTACGCGCTAATTTGCTACTAGTTCTCGGATGTCTAAAGGGGTTTTTAGCTCTATAATAATGTTAGCTATAAGATTACCTATAAGCTTATAGATAACATACTGCCCGACAGTCTGCTCTCCTATTAGAATAACCGGCGTTTTATTAATATCTTCCTCCCGGCCGCGTTTCTTCGGAGCAGTAGAGCTATAATAAGGTTAGCAATAATATTAGGCGTAGGATTAGGTATTATATACTATACTAACAAGATTACTAGGCTTGCCGCTAGCCTTCTctatagctttaaagatcTAGCGGTATTAGGCTAGGCGATAAGGTTAGGAAATAGTCGGCGGTAAGGTTATAGATAATATTACCCTTAGTCTTAGCAATAACCTTAGACGAGTAGCTACGATCTCTACCCTTCTTGTACtctctatctctgccttcgCCTTAACTAGAAACTCGGATTCGATGCTAGTAATAAGGTTAGCTATAACATTAGGTGTAATATTAAGTAAAATTAATTTCTTACTACTCCCCTTacgtttgtttgtttgtttgttttgtttgtttgttccatttacgtcctttcggagtctaagactatataggacggctttgctataaaggcaaagcagtagatctagttacaatcagatttttcggtattctttaaccttaggggagaccccgtgcctaaggcaatgctaaaggactttaaacaaatgcgagacaaaggaaattaaacgagtgttgcagcctaaggctgcagaattttcgcgctaagctttgcagaatttttagcggatccttccgcttcgcacacacgctgcaaatttgcaaaagtagtgcaaaagcagctgtctaactcgctgtcttctcttgtccttaatatgcctttgtagaactgtataacgcttctaaacgcatatagctacgtaggttaatcgcagagttgtggattccaccgagttccagctctttaaagtgcatgtatacttcctttcgagggcaacaacgtctctactagagaagggatatacgatttcgattcggatttcgaggaggtgcgcgtataggacagagtagactgcctcttcttcttcttcttcttattcgtagcgtagagagctattcgttcgaatcgtgctgttgttctgtagcttgtgttttaataggaggcgtacctctaggtcgtattgttgttgttgttataagggaagagggatcgacggcctctccaatcctccggaggaaacttggctctgcaacgacggtatcgtcgcaggttcgtagccggcaccacgtacaggtgttcctcgtcgccgaccacTCCCCTTACGTGCTACTTAAGGTTAATAAAGGATGTAGAGCGATCCTAAGAGGGTAAGGTTAGCAGTAATATTACGGATAAGGTAATTAATAAGCTTACGTTATATAGTCTCGCCTTGTCCTAGCCCGTTAACTTATACTAGAGAATCGACTTAAATCTATCCTTATCGTCCGAGCTAGAATCCTTCTCTAGTCTAACTATAATAAGGTTAGTAGTAATGTTAGggataatattaagtagaaTAATATTCCCTACTTATTTCTGCTACGTATAGCGGAACCGGTAGTGTAGGGTTTTTCGCGTCCCTTAAGGTAGATAAGAACGCCTCCTTAGTGTACCTAATAATATTAGCGCTAACCTTATAGCTAATATTAGTCTCTTATATACTTCTACTTCTTCGGTATTAGACAGATTACCTAACCCTTCGGCACgattatatactaatatttatcctacctagaaggTTAGCTATAAGCTTAGCGCTAAGGTTATAGATAATAGTATACTAGCTCGAAACTCTTACCTCTAAACTCTAATCTATTGTTATATGCCTTAACTATCTTCTTGTAGTATTTCTGCATAAGGTTAGCGAtaaccttatatataatGTCCTATATGTCCTTACCTGTTCCGTTAAAGCTAAAGTTTAAGATAACGGTCTCTCTTTCGCTATCTTGTTTAGTATAGGAATTCGGATCGGTAAGGTAAGCGGTAAGGTAAGCGGTAAGGTAAGCGGTAAGGTAAGCGGTAAGGTTGCGGGTAAGGTCGCAGGTAAGGTAATAGGGTCCTTAAAACTCTCGATTCTTAATAAtgctattaagatattaGCATTCCTATAAGGTTAATTATAATATTAGGGATAATATACCTATTAACTACTTGTAGGGGtaggtagtaaggtagatAGTAAGAAAGTAGAAGGAACGGTAGAAGAAGGTAAGAGCGAAATTCTAGTAGTCTTAGTATGCTATAGAATACGCACTAGTTTAATATATTCGTAGTAAATCCTAGCGCCTAaccttattaataaccttaagGGATCGATTTTCTAGCTACCCCGCAGAGCTCGGCTTACAGTTCCGCTTTCGGCATGTAAGTTCCGCTTTTAGCATGTAAGCCGAAGTTTAGCGCTGTGAGCCGAGAGATTAGCGCTGTGAGGTCAGCAGGGCCCTGCTCGCACTCGTGGGATGTGAGTTGCTCCCCTGGCAGCGCATCGACCAGCAATCGCCCCCTCCCCACTCGATAGTTTCATGGATGCTGACATGTCATACAAGGTCACAGCTCCAGAAGACATCGATTCTTTCCTCGTCagcctctccatcctcaatACCACCACGATGGGCCTTGATAGCAGAATCTTCGGCACCATCGACTTCAAGTCTCTGTGTGTTTATGCACTCGTCGGCATTGTGACATTCATTGTCCTTGCTCTCACAGGAAGACCGAAGCAATCCTCCAAGAAGCTGCCAGTACCAGCTCAAGGATGGCGCCCGTTCGTTGGAATGATTCGATTCTTCACCGATCGTCAAAGCTTCGTTCTCGACAACATTGCGGCTTCGCACACTGGCAACTTCCGGTTCAACATAGGCCGACACAACGTCGTATGTCTCGCTGGGATCGACGGCCGCAAAGCGTTCTTTGAGCATAAGAACTTGGATCCGGAAGCTGGGTTTGGTGCAACCCTTTTCTACTTCATGTGATCGCACGTGCTGATTTTTAGTTATGCCGTCCTATTCAACTCCGCGCCCCCTCAACCGGCAAAATACGTGGCCTCCCGGACAGGAGCAAAATCGTCCGAGTTCATGGGATGGTTCCTGCTCAAGATCGCCCGATTCGTGCACAAAGACTATCTCAATGAAGTGCTTCCCAAGCTCCTGGTAGATGGGCGCAATCAATTCGAGCGGCGGATATCTATCAAGGACGATGCCACATACGACACCATCGATCCGTTTGATCAAGTATACAAAATTGTCTACAAGTTGACTATTCGAACGCTGGGTCCTTCAGATATCGCTGACGACGAGAAATTGACCGAGCAAACACTGCGCCTTTTCGAGATGATTGCCAGCTCTGCTTCCGCGGCGAAGATTGTCTTCCCGTACCTTCCGACACCTGGGCACGTCAAGCGAATGTACGCCGGAGCCAGGCTCTACGCACTGTTTCGCAAGCTTGTCCGAGATCGCAAGAAGTCAGGGAAGCGTGGCTCGGATACCCTTCAACACTTCgttgatgaaggagaagatgagctGAAAGTGATGAAGGTAAGCAACAACACGAACTTATCAACTGCACTCGTCATTCACATACGCTGCCTACAGTTCGTATTCGGCGCCATTTTCGCTGGACAGGTGACTACTGGGGTCAGCGCCGCCTGGATCTTGGTGTATCTCGCCGTCAATCCCGTATGGTATCGAAAGATCCAAGACGAGGTGGATCAAGTTTTACAGAAATGGGACGGAGCAGGCTCGAGGCATAGCCCGTTCGAAGTCTTCGGGCAGATGAGAGCAGAAGATTGGGAAACCTCATTTCCCCTGTTAGAGCTTTGCCTCAAAGAGACAATTCGCTTCCAAGTCCCTACAGCCGCCATCAGACAAAATCTGGGCGATGTCGATCTCCCAATTGGCAACACGGGCGAGATTATACCCAAAGACTGGTTTGCGGTGCGTTCTGAAATGCCACTGGCCCTCCTCTGGTTTATCGATTGTACTGAGTGACTCTAGGTTTATCTTTTCGACGAAGCGCACTTCAATCCAAAGATATTTGCCGAGCCCGATAAGTGGGATCCTTCGAGGTTTCTGGAAGGACGTAAAGAGCATCTGAAGGAGCCTCATTGCTTCACAGCGTGGGGCTCTGGTCGACATCCTTGTGGTGAGTTCTCTCGAGTCCTTCTGAGCTTGACACGAACTGACATACTTTGCTAGTGGGAGCGAAGGTAGGCACATTTCTGGTGGACAATCTTGATAATCCGACTATTGATGACCCGCGATAGTTTGCAAAGCTGGAAGTGAAAGTTATTACGGCATGCTTCGTGGCGTTATACGACTATCATGCCGTAGGCGCGGATGGTCAGCGCATATCTCACCAACCTAAAGCAGCACGAGCGAACACTCTAAGCCCAAGACCGGTGGAAGAAGTCCGGCTTCGTTATCAAGCCCGCCGTGCTTCTCGAGATTGAGTGCAGACACTATGGTATGTGGGAATGCTGGTTTGCGAATTGCTCGGCTAGGTGTTGATGACAGGCGCTGGACCGGCTCCTCCAAGTACTTTGTTAGAACTGCTGAATTCTTGACTAGACTTAGGCGCCGACCATCGTCACGTCGACAAACCCAAGCTTGTACTCATCATCCTTGACAATAAgcttttcttcctccttccttccCCTGAACTTCATCGACGTGGGAGGTATGGGAGCGCCCATGAGCCAACGCACGAGATTCCGAAGCCCCACATCGATCCGACCGAGTAAGTTTGGCGGCAACGGCACCTTCTCAACATGCCTTCGGATCTCTTCCAGCAGCTCCTCTGGTCCTGGTCGATCCTCAGGATCGTTGGCGACACATGCGAGCGCTAACATTTGGAGTATGTCCGAGTAAGGCGACTCGTCTGCGACGAAAGCAAGATCTTCTGCGTCAAGTGTGCCGGCGCCCATAGAGGCCAATACATTCCGCCCACAGCTCCAGATGTTGGACTTTGAGCTAAGTCGGATGCCGCCATCATCGTGGGTGCCCTCGGTATATTGCTCTGGAGGAGCGCCGTCGGGAGTTCCTGGTCGGCGGAGGTCTTGAGGATTGCGTGGATCACTGTTGTTCGTTCGTTCGGCGCTCCCAAAGTCTCCGACCTGCGGTGTAACGGGTTAGTGCTCGTAGAAAGGGGCATAGGGAAGTTCTTGTCCACTAACCTTGAAGGTTGGACAACTCGGCCATGTTTCGCTCACGTTGTCCGTCAAGAAGACATTTGGAGGTCTCAAATCTTGGTGAACAACCACCCATTCGGTATCCGGGTCTTGTGAGCCAGGCAAGTGGCCTTTCTCCATAGCGTATGCCGCGATGACAACGCTTTCGAACAGCGCCCAGACGACATATTCGGGCAAGACGCTGTTCAATTGATTAGCTGCGGTGGCTGAATGTGCCTCTTGGAAACTATACCCTCTAGCATTGTAATCCCTCATTGTGACATCGGTGGAGTATGTCTCCAACAGCCCGTGGAGTGTCCCAAAAGAGCAATACTCCATGTAGAGCCGGATCACCCGCTGTGTACGATACACCCTCGCATCCCAAAGTTCAACGATCTTGGATTCGTGTCGAGGAAGGTCGGAGAAGAGGCTTTGAATGAATGCCTCCTTGGCAACCCGGCCGGGCCTGCCGTGTTCGTCTGGTAGCCAGTATTTTGGCTTGTTCCACTGTGCAGCTGTAAACTGAGAATCTTTGGTGGCCATGCGCTGCGGTCTTGGTCAGAACTGGTCTCGACGTGAATATGGTCGTACTTACACCACGTATCGTGCCGTCGGGGTTGTATCGGACCCACAGAAACACAACCCCAGAAGTCCCGTCTCCTACTGCTCCCTTCATGATCCAGTTGCCGCGAAGATTGGTACTTTCAATCGTGCCTGGTAGTGCAGGCTGCTTCGTGGCGAGCTCAGCCTTCGTTGAATTTGTCTTTTTTGCTCCTACCTTTCTCTCCTTCAATAGTTCGTGGCCTCTGTCAGCGATCCACGGTCTCTCTTGGTTTCCTTGATTTGAGTCGAAGAGCGCGAGGGCTCGCTCGTAGTGCCACATCTCATTGGTGACGCTTCCAGCTGATCTCTGTTGAAACATCATGACTCTGATCCGACTCTCCCAAATATGTCGTAGTGCTCTCCGCCCAGCAGAAAACATCTCAAAAGTTTCGCCTTGTCGAAGTATCACTGGCAGTCTGGATATGGCAGGCGGCCTGCAGGGCGAAATGTCTTCGAAAAGTTCGGTCTGATATCCACCCCTCCGTAAGTAGCGATCCACGCTGATGTCGAGGGCTTCGTGGTGGACCGTATTGGTGATGTAAAAGTTGTTTTCCGCGGTAGTCAGGCCATCAAGCTTATCAAGGACAACAGCAGTAAGAACCGCCTCAGACACAGCAGTTGTATCGAAGCCCGGCGGAAAGATGAAGGTACCGTCATGATCGAATATCATCTCTGCGCGAGCCTTGGCGGAAGAGATTGCCCAGAGTGGTGGTAAGGTTGCTGCTCGGGAATCAAACGCAATCCAGTACCTAGCGACAAACTTCTCCCAGTCCCTGACAAGCTGGTCTCTTGTCCCGTCCATGTCCTCTCCTCTATCTGCATCGAACGGATGGCCCCAGCACTCgacatctccttcctcgcgagATCGTCGCACGGAATATGATGCTAGCTGTTTCTTGGCCCAACCGACACGTTCCACATCTTGGTAGAATTGGGCTTCACGGACTTCAGCTTGCAACCGGGCTGCCATTTCTTTCTCCGTGCAAAAAGGATCGCTCTTGGCTTTCCACGTCATCTCCTCGCAAGAACGGATGATATAGTTCTGCAATGCTTTGGGAGCCTCTTCGTAGTCGTCGAAGTACTCGGCCGCGGTTGCGAGGGTTGATTCCAGTTTCGTGTTTCGCATCTCAGCATCGACTCCTTCAACCATCCGAGCAACATTCCTTCGACTAGCGGCGCTCGTAATGATCTTGCCGCTCCCATCAAGT
Coding sequences:
- the CYP-9 gene encoding putative P450 monooxygenase (P450 with unknown function): MGLDSRIFGTIDFKSLCVYALVGIVTFIVLALTGRPKQSSKKLPVPAQGWRPFVGMIRFFTDRQSFVLDNIAASHTGNFRFNIGRHNVVCLAGIDGRKAFFEHKNLDPEAGYAVLFNSAPPQPAKYVASRTGAKSSEFMGWFLLKIARFVHKDYLNEVLPKLLVDGRNQFERRISIKDDATYDTIDPFDQVYKIVYKLTIRTLGPSDIADDEKLTEQTLRLFEMIASSASAAKIVFPYLPTPGHVKRMYAGARLYALFRKLVRDRKKSGKRGSDTLQHFVDEGEDELKVMKFVFGAIFAGQVTTGVSAAWILVYLAVNPVWYRKIQDEVDQVLQKWDGAGSRHSPFEVFGQMRAEDWETSFPLLELCLKETIRFQVPTAAIRQNLGDVDLPIGNTGEIIPKDWFAVYLFDEAHFNPKIFAEPDKWDPSRFLEGRKEHLKEPHCFTAWGSGRHPCVGAKFAKLEVKVITACFVALYDYHAVGADGQRISHQPKAARANTLSPRPVEEVRLRYQARRASRD